A single window of Lutzomyia longipalpis isolate SR_M1_2022 chromosome 1, ASM2433408v1 DNA harbors:
- the LOC129787367 gene encoding putative defense protein 2 has product MFKLLLILGLCFVQIFAEASHPRFSCDFDSVHGVPSQPADTLPYNLQVSGYDYNPGTTITVTIDGDTFRGFYIRAFDEASREPLGTWKESTSLHAMDRCNAAIQADREDKESVELKWNSPPEGSGKVYFKALVMKDYSTYWSDLILKEN; this is encoded by the exons atgTTCAAGTTACTCTTGATTCTTGGACTGTGCTTTGTGCAGATTTTTGCTGAAGCTTCTCACCCAAGATTCTCTTGTGATTTTGACTCTGTTCATGGTGTCCCATCTCAACCTGCCGATACTCTTCCGTACAATTTGCAAGTTTCCGGATATGACTACAATCCTGGCACCACAATTACCG TGACAATTGATGGAGATACCTTCCGTGGCTTTTATATTCGCGCATTTGATGAAGCATCCCGAGAACCTTTGGGGACGTGGAAGGAGTCAACCTCCCTCCATGCAATGGACAGATGCAATGCAGCCATCCAAGCTGATCGCGAAGATAAAGAATCCGTTGAGCTTAAATGGAATTCTCCTCCAGAAGGAAGTGGAAAAGTTTACTTCAA GGCTCTAGTCATGAAGGATTATTCGACTTATTGGTCTGACCTGATCTTGAAGGAAAACTAA